The Phalacrocorax aristotelis chromosome 2, bGulAri2.1, whole genome shotgun sequence region TGCacggggccacaggtcctgctaggagcctgctccagcacggcattcccacggggtcacagaCTCCATTGGACATGCACCTGCTCCGGTAGGAAGCCTCCAGGGGATGAAGGTGCATCTCTGCTCCACTGTAaatctccatgggctgcagggcaacagcctgcctcaccacggTCTTCCGCAGGGGCTACAGGTGGATGGATACCTGCCAgttggcattggctctatcggCCAttggggaagcttctagcagcttctcacagaagccacactGCACACCCCAGGACACTGCCAAAACCTTGCAATGTAAACACAGTTGACACATCTACAACCTCACAAGCAAGAGGAGCACCAAGGCATACACAGAGCACACAAAAAGGGAAACGCCAGGCCTAAACACACCTTAGTCACCTGGCAGCAAGGCCGGCACGGAGCAAATGCCATGGAAGGGGCAGTGGCTTACCCCCGGCACACCTCAGAAACCAGACTTCCAGGCTTCCAAAGAAATGGGGAGCCCTCTTCACAAAGCATCCACAAACCACATCACACAAGTGCCATGACATGACATCCCTGACGACACACCAACTCTCCAATGTTTTGGTCATGTCTGTCAAATCCCCTGACATGCACCTTCCACGTAAATCCTCCCAAATACCTACTCTCACTTAAAAGCTGCCGCCAGGGTCAAGAGGACACGTcctcaggaggagaggaaaggaaaagggagcgTTGCGGGAAGGAATCCACACCCCACCTCATTACCTCCCAGCCTCTGGCATGTAACAGCCACTTGCTGCAAAACACCGTCATGCACAAAGTCTGTCCCGCCCCTCAGGGACCAGCATAAAAGCCGGCCCAGCAcctctctccctcacacacTCTCCCTCACACACTCTCCTCCATCGTCAACAAGGTGAGTCTgaacccccttccccttcttcccctgaCCTACCTCATCCGGCTCTTCCAGCATACTGCGCCCCCAGCCTCAGCAGCCCTGATGCCTCCCCACTGCCACGCTCCCCACAGCCCTACAGTACAACTCCATGCTCCCTCACCCTCCTGCAACATTGACCCTCGCACCCCCACGCCCCCACGCTTTCACAACACCCTCTCTTCCAGGGACCCTCCACACCACACACATGGCCTGCTACGACCTCTGCCGCCCCTGCGGACCCACCCCGCTGGCTAACAGCTGCaacgagccctgtgtcaggcagtgcgaGGACTCCCACGTCGTCATCCAGCCCTCCACCGTGCAGGTCACCCTGCCAggacccatcctcagctccttcccacagaacaCTGCTGTTGGATCCTCCTCATCGGCTGCCGTGGGCAACATCCTCGGCTCCCAGGGAGTGCCCGTCTCCTCCGGCCGCTTCGGCTACGGCTATGGCTTTGGAGGCCTGGGCTGCTACGGTGGCATAAGGGGCTGCTACCCCTGCTAAGGGCCCCTCACGTGGCACCTCCAGGCTCTTGCTGCCACGTGGACCTGCCCTCCACAGCACTTCCTTTCAAGGCACCAAGcaaggaagcagggaaggggccaacccagcctgcctgggcaCACGGCCCAcgcacctcctcctcttctcccacttccctcttTGCATCGCCCCTTCTGTTATCTCCAGTACTCAGCGATGCAACCACTTGCTCACAAGCTAAGGACCACCGGGAACCTCTGGCGTGCCACTCCTAATACGGACCTCGAAATCTTGCTTCGCTGGCAAAATGACTCTCACACACAGCACCTCAGCTGACGGTTA contains the following coding sequences:
- the LOC142054052 gene encoding feather keratin-like → MACYDLCRPCGPTPLANSCNEPCVRQCEDSHVVIQPSTVQVTLPGPILSSFPQNTAVGSSSSAAVGNILGSQGVPVSSGRFGYGYGFGGLGCYGGIRGCYPC